Part of the Actinomycetota bacterium genome, ACGAGTTGTTCGCCAGGCTTCGCTCGGAGTCGGAGACCGCACCCCAGGTCGACCAGGCGGCGAAGGAGATTCCTGCCCGTCCGAAGCCGGCGGAGCCTTCCATACAGCTCGAGCAGGAGGCACGCTCGGTGCCCACGATCGATCCGTTCGAGTTGCGGGACCGTCTCCTCTTGCCCATCACCAACAAGACCCTTCGGACGTTGAAGCGGAGCCTCACCGAAGCGCAGAACATTGCTCTCGATGAGCTGCGGGTTCAAGAGGCCGCGTGGAAGCCGGACCTCGACAGGCTCGAGGTGGCGATCACCGGTGACCTCGAGGAACTGCTGCGCCGTGCCGTGTCGGCGGGGTGGGCCGGCGCCGGGCGGCTCCTCGAGAGCGAGATCGAAGAGGCCGACGTGCACATCGAGAGTTCCGCAGGGCACGACTTTGCGGCAGCGATCACCGACGGTGTGCGCAGCGCCCTCGACGGTGCCGGCGAGGGACCGCGCCGACGCGCCGCCGCGATCTCCAGGGTCTACCGGGCGTGGCGGGTCGATGAGGCCGAACGACAGGTACGTTTGCTGGCCATCGGCGCCTATCACGACGGGCTGATCGGAGCGCTCGAGCAGGCCGGAGTGCAGCAGGTGCGGTGGGTGTTGACCGGCCGGGGATGTGTGACGTGCAGGGCACTTGCCGAGGCCGGTCCGGTCGAGCCGGGAGCAGCGTTCGCATCGGGCCCGAAACGGCCACCGGCGCACGAGTCGTGCGAGTGCACCCTTCTGCCCGTGTGATCTAATCCGCCGTTAGAGTGGAGGACACATGATTCAACGAAACCCCACCCCGCGCCGGAGTCGGCGAGGGCTTACCTTTTTCATCTTCGTCGGGTTCGTCTTACTCCTGGCATTACGAGGCTTGGCCACGTTCTGGACCGATCTGTTGTGGTTCCGATCTGTAAACCTCGCTTCGGTGTGGGAGACGCTCATTCTCTTCAAGGTGATTCCCGCCGCCATCGGATCGGTGATTGCGTTCCTGATGCTCTGGACGAACGTGCTCATCGCCGACCGCCTCTCACCCCGGTTCCGGCTTTTCGACATGGCTCCCGAAGAGGAGTTCGTCGAGCGCATGCAGGAGTGGATCGAACCTCGGATTCGCAAGGTACGGTTGGGGGCATCGGCAGTGTTCGGCGTGCTTGTCGGTGTGAGCGCCGCCGGCTGGTGGGACAACATACTGCGCTATCTCAACCGCAGCTCATTCGGGCTGGCGGACCCGATTCTCGGCAAGGACGTTTCGTTCTACGTCTTCAAGCTGCCGCTGTACCGGGACCTGTTCGGTTGGGCGTTCCAGCTGATGCTTCTCACGACGCTGCTCGTTGGGGCAATGCACTACCTCAACGGTGGTATCCGGCTGCTCCCCGGCAGGGCGCCGCGAGTATCCGCCGGCGTTCGGGCGCATCTGTCGGTGCTGCTGGCCGTGATCGCGATCCTCAAGGCGGTCGGCTACCGGCTCGATGCATATCAGCTGTTGTACTCGCCCCGGGGGATTGTGTATGGGGCCAGTTTTACCGACGTCAAGGCACAACTGCCCGCCTTGACGCTGCTCTCACTCATTTCCCTGTTTGCCGCCGGTCTTTTGCTGTGGAACATTCACAGTCGCGGCTGGACCCTGCCTGCCGTCGCAGTTGGAGGCTGGCTGGTGATGTCGATCATCGTCGGAGGAATCATTCCGGCTGCGGTGCAGCGGTTCCGGGTGGAACCCGCCGAGCAGATACTCGAGAAGCCGTACATCGAGAACGGCATCACCTTCACACGCCAGGCCTACGGCCTCAATAACGTTGAGGTGCGTCAGTTCGCCGCGTCGCCGAATCTGACACTCGACGATATCGAGAACAACCGGCCGACGGTCGACAACATCAAGTTGTGGGACGCGGCGGTGCTCACCGACACGTACACCCAGCTGCAGGAGATCAGGACCTATTACGGACTCAACGATGTCGATGTCGATCGGTACATGATCAACGGTGCGCTCACGCAGACGATGATCGCCGGGCGCGAACTCGACGAGGCCGCCGATGTCATCTCCGGATGGGTGAACGAACATCTCGTCTACACCCACGGATTCGGTGCGGTCCTGAGTCCCGCCAACGCGGTTGACGAGCAAGGCCAGCCGGTGTTCCTCGTCCAGGACGTTCCCCCTGTGGCGAGCGACCCGAGTCTCAATATCACCCAGCCGCGGATCTACTTCGGAGACACCTACTCGGATCGGTTCCTCATCGTCGGGACCAAGCAGAAGGAAGTCGACTTTCCGCTGACCCAGGAAGGTGAGTCGGTCGCTCGTAACACGTATGGCGGGTCCGGTGGTGTACCGATCGGCAGCATGTTCAACCGCGCTGCGTTCGCGCTGCGCTACTCGGATCTGAACACGGTGATCTCGAATCAGCTCACCACAGACTCGAAGACGCTGATGATTCGCAACGTCTCCGCTCGTCTGCGCACCGCCGCACCGTTCCTGCGGGTGGACTCGGACCCGTACCTGGTCGATGTCGGCGGACGGCTCATCTGGGTCGTCGACATGTACACGGTGTCGGATGCGTACCCGTACGCGGAGCCGGCGTCGATCAACCGACTCGGTATCGGCGCGGGGACGTTGCCGAACAAGTTCAACTACGTGCGCAATACGGTGAAGGCGACCGTCGATGCGTATGACGGCACGATGCGGTTCTACGTCGTCGACGACAGTGACCCGATCATCCGCGCCTATCGGGCTGCGTTCCCGGATTTGTTCTCCGACGGGTCCACGATGCCGGAGGATCTCGTGGCGCATCTGCGCTATCCGGAGGATCTGTTCCGTGTACAGAGTGACATGTACCTGCGGTTCCACATGACCGAACCCGACGTGTTCTACAACAGTGAGGACGAGTGGGAAGAACCGCTCGACCCGTCCAACGCAGGAAACCAGGACAAGCTTCGTGGCGAGTACCTCGATCCGACGTGGGCCAGGCCGATGCTGCCGTACTACCTGCTGATGCGTCTTCCCGAAGAACAGCGGCTCTCCTACCTCATCCTGCAACCGTTCCTGCCGGTCGAGCGTCCGAACATGGCCTCGTTCCTCATCGCGAAGTCGGGTCCTGAGGACTACGGCAAACTGATCGACTATCGCCTGCCCCGCACCGGGTTCGTCGACGGGCCCAACCAGGTCGACGCACGTATCGATCAGAACCCGCAGGTGTCCCAGCAGATCACGCTGTGGAACCAGCAGGGATCGAAGGTGATTCGGGGCGATCTGCTCGTGGTGCCGATCGAATCGTCACTCCTGTACATTCAGCCGGTCTATCTGCAGGCTGCAAAGGTGCCCCTGCCGCAATTCAAGCGGGTCGTTGCGGTGTTCAACGAAGAAGTTGTGATGCGTAAGACCCTGGCCGAGGCGCTCCAAGACCTGTTTGCGGGCGGGGAGACGTCTGCTACTTCCACTGAACCGGTTGGCGACCAGACGGCACCCGATCTGCTCGACCAGGCCGCCGAGGCGTTCTCTCAGGCGGAGACCGCGCTGCGGGCGGGGGATCTGGGGACCTATCAGGCCAAGATCGAAGAGGCCAGGGGGCTCATCGAGCAGGCGAGGAAGCTGCTCGGCGGCTGACCCCAAACCGTTCTCGTGACGGTTGGGCCGGATTAACCGCACGAGGCGTCACGAGAACAGGTGGATGCTCACTCTTGCGCCATCAGGACGGCGTGCGCTGCCAGCTCGGCAAGCTCGAGCCGGTCGAACGCCTCATCGAGATCCGACCCGACGGCGACCACACCATGCCCGTACAGCAGCACGATGACCGCCCCGTCGGCAACGGCTGCACCGACGGCTCGACCGAGCTCTTCACTGCCGCTGGGAGCAAAGTCGACGGTGGCGAAGAGGCCGACCGCTTCGGCGAGTTCAGGGAGCCGTGCAGTGAGGTCGAGTTCGCGCAGGCCTGCAGCGATGAGCGCCGGTGCGTGGGCGTGAAGAACCGCCCCGACGTCGGGATTCGCAAGGTATGCGGCGCGATGAAGCGGGAGTTCGGTGCTGGCCCGAGTCGACGTCTCGTCCGAGTCGAGCCGAACGGCGACGAGGTCGGTCGGGCGGAGGGTGTCCTTGCGGGTGCCGCGAGGGGTGATGAGGATCGTGTCGGCGATCCGCGCCGACAGGTTGCCGGCGCGTCCGGCGATCAGACCGGCACCGTGCATGCTCTTGCCGATACGGCAGATCCCGGAGCGGATGTCGTACCTCATGGGAGGGTCTGCTCGAACGGTGGCGTGGCGATGCCCATCTCGGTGACGATCCCGGTGATCAGTGCGGCAGGAGTGACGTCGAATGCCGGATTCCAGACGTCGGCGGTCTCCGGGGCGGTGAGCGTCCCGAACCCACGGCGGACTTCGTCGGCGGAGCGCTGCTCGATGGGGATGTCCTCGCCGGTCGGTGTGGCGTGATCGATCGTGGAGGTGGGGGCGAACGAGTAGAAGGGAATGCCGTGGTGGCGGGCGAGGACGGCGAGCGGGTAGGTGCCGATCTTGTTGGCGACGTCACCATTTGCGGCGATCCGGTCGGCGCCGACGAAGACGACATCGGGCGGTTGGCGGCTGAACAGGGCACCGGCCATCGAGTCGGTGATGACGGTGACGTCGATGCCCGCCTGGTCGAGTTCCCATGCGGTGAGACGGCTGCCTTGGAGGAGCGGACGGGTCTCGTCGGCGTAGACGTGAATGGCCCAGCCACGTTCATGGGCGAGATAGATGGGGGCGAGGGCCGTGCCGATACCGCCGGTGGCGAGTGCCCCGGTGTTGCAGTGCGTGTGCACGGTGGCACCGTCGCGCAGGAGCGTGAGGCCGTGCTCGCCGATGCGCCGGCACATGGAGCGGTCTTCGTCGTGGATGGCGGCGGCCTCGTCGGTGAGAGCTTGGGCGAGGTCGTCGGGCCGGTGGGAGACGACGGATCGCATACGGTCGATCGCCCAGGTGAGGTTGACGGCGGTGGGGCGGGTGACGGCGAGGCGGTCCGCCCACCGGTCGACGGCGCCGGCGAGAGCGGCCTGATCGAGGCGGCCGGCGGCCTGGTTGGCCAGCGCGGCGATGCCCATGGCGGCGGTGATGCCGATCAGCGGTGCGCCCCGCACACGAAGCGAGACGATCGCTTCTGCGATCTCCTCGACGGTTTCGAGTTGCTGCTCTTGTCGCCGTTGAGGCAGCAGGGTCTGATCGAGGATGATCAGGGCCGTGCGGCCGTCGGCCCAGCGAATGGTTGTGATGGGTTCGTGCGTCACGGTTGCGACCCTAGTAGCTGCCTGGTGCGCCTTTGCGGTTGCCCCGGCGGGCGCGTACACTCACCGCTGCGACGCGGGGTGGAGCAGTCTGGTAGCTCGTCGGGCTCATAACCCGAAGGTCGCGGGTTCAAATCCCGCCCCCGCTACGAACGAAATCCCCGGTCAGACGTGTGCCTGGCCGGGGCTTCTACCGTCTCGCGGCGGTCTTCTACCGTGGCTTCTACCGTTTGGCGGTGCTCTTCTACCGTCGCTTCTACCGGCCGTTGGCGATCAGCCTCTCGAAGACGCGTGCCGCTTGGGCTTGCGTGCCAAGCAGGACGTGTTGGTAGGTGTCGATGGTGAACGCCGGGTTGTTTGACGGGGACGCCTTCTTTGATCAGCAGGGTGCCGTGGGTGTGGCGGAGGTCATGGAGTCGGATCTTGGGGGCGCCGGCCTGAGCGACGATCCGTTCGAAGGCCTGGGAGATCGAGTGGGGTGGATCGGGTTGCCCTCGACGTCGGCGAACACCCATCGGGTTGGTTCGATCCCCGCGGCGTTCCGTTCGGCTTGCTGCCACGCCTTGAGGGCGGAGAGGACCTTGACGGTGGTCGCGTCGAGGTCGACCGCGCGCCGCGAGTTGCTGGTCTTGCCTCGTGAGCCATAGAGATCGTAACCGACGGACACGAGGCCCCGGTTGACCGAGAGGGTGGCGGCGTCGAGGTCGACATCCGTCCATTGCAGGCCGAGGAGTTCGCTGCGGCGCAGCCCGGTGGTGGCGAGAAGCCACAGGGCGGGAAACAGCCGGTGGCCG contains:
- a CDS encoding UPF0182 family protein, which codes for MIQRNPTPRRSRRGLTFFIFVGFVLLLALRGLATFWTDLLWFRSVNLASVWETLILFKVIPAAIGSVIAFLMLWTNVLIADRLSPRFRLFDMAPEEEFVERMQEWIEPRIRKVRLGASAVFGVLVGVSAAGWWDNILRYLNRSSFGLADPILGKDVSFYVFKLPLYRDLFGWAFQLMLLTTLLVGAMHYLNGGIRLLPGRAPRVSAGVRAHLSVLLAVIAILKAVGYRLDAYQLLYSPRGIVYGASFTDVKAQLPALTLLSLISLFAAGLLLWNIHSRGWTLPAVAVGGWLVMSIIVGGIIPAAVQRFRVEPAEQILEKPYIENGITFTRQAYGLNNVEVRQFAASPNLTLDDIENNRPTVDNIKLWDAAVLTDTYTQLQEIRTYYGLNDVDVDRYMINGALTQTMIAGRELDEAADVISGWVNEHLVYTHGFGAVLSPANAVDEQGQPVFLVQDVPPVASDPSLNITQPRIYFGDTYSDRFLIVGTKQKEVDFPLTQEGESVARNTYGGSGGVPIGSMFNRAAFALRYSDLNTVISNQLTTDSKTLMIRNVSARLRTAAPFLRVDSDPYLVDVGGRLIWVVDMYTVSDAYPYAEPASINRLGIGAGTLPNKFNYVRNTVKATVDAYDGTMRFYVVDDSDPIIRAYRAAFPDLFSDGSTMPEDLVAHLRYPEDLFRVQSDMYLRFHMTEPDVFYNSEDEWEEPLDPSNAGNQDKLRGEYLDPTWARPMLPYYLLMRLPEEQRLSYLILQPFLPVERPNMASFLIAKSGPEDYGKLIDYRLPRTGFVDGPNQVDARIDQNPQVSQQITLWNQQGSKVIRGDLLVVPIESSLLYIQPVYLQAAKVPLPQFKRVVAVFNEEVVMRKTLAEALQDLFAGGETSATSTEPVGDQTAPDLLDQAAEAFSQAETALRAGDLGTYQAKIEEARGLIEQARKLLGG
- a CDS encoding class II aldolase/adducin family protein encodes the protein MRYDIRSGICRIGKSMHGAGLIAGRAGNLSARIADTILITPRGTRKDTLRPTDLVAVRLDSDETSTRASTELPLHRAAYLANPDVGAVLHAHAPALIAAGLRELDLTARLPELAEAVGLFATVDFAPSGSEELGRAVGAAVADGAVIVLLYGHGVVAVGSDLDEAFDRLELAELAAHAVLMAQE
- the mtnA gene encoding S-methyl-5-thioribose-1-phosphate isomerase, translated to MTTIRWADGRTALIILDQTLLPQRRQEQQLETVEEIAEAIVSLRVRGAPLIGITAAMGIAALANQAAGRLDQAALAGAVDRWADRLAVTRPTAVNLTWAIDRMRSVVSHRPDDLAQALTDEAAAIHDEDRSMCRRIGEHGLTLLRDGATVHTHCNTGALATGGIGTALAPIYLAHERGWAIHVYADETRPLLQGSRLTAWELDQAGIDVTVITDSMAGALFSRQPPDVVFVGADRIAANGDVANKIGTYPLAVLARHHGIPFYSFAPTSTIDHATPTGEDIPIEQRSADEVRRGFGTLTAPETADVWNPAFDVTPAALITGIVTEMGIATPPFEQTLP
- a CDS encoding site-specific integrase, which codes for MALVAHAPKMRSIPKVEQQAWTAPELQAFLRQAAGHRLFPALWLLATTGLRRSELLGLQWTDVDLDAATLSVNRGLVSVGYDLYGSRGKTSNSRRAVDLDATTVKVLSALKAWQQAERNAAGIEPTRWVFADVEGNPIHPTRSPRPSNGSSLRPAPPRSDSMTSATPTAPC